The proteins below are encoded in one region of Brachyspira intermedia PWS/A:
- the serA gene encoding phosphoglycerate dehydrogenase, with amino-acid sequence MKVLITDKVNECVKDIISDVSEAVFLPTMSEDELVKVIGEYDALMVRSQTKVTKRIIEAGKNLKIIGRAGVGVDNIDVEAATEKGVIVVNSPDGNTIAASEHTIALMLAVSRNIVPAAVSTKEAKWNRDKFTGNELLGKTLGVMGFGRIGRKVVHIALAIGMKVIVYDPFATEEIVQKAGAVYETSLDEFLPKLDYLSLHIPKTPETNNIINKDNLCKMKNTAIIINCSRGGLVNEEDLKNALENGTIAAAAVDVFVNEPKIETCPLVEYKKDNLILTPHLGASTKEAQINVALDVAKQIKQVLSGGYTESAVNIPSLNPEKLEPVKDYMKISENAGEMIMQTANGKIKSLEITAQGDLINLDIQPLEVAILKGALSYMFQDVNYVNAPYLAKQRGIEVKTIKSEAPSTFTSILKVKLTTDKETTSVSVSLIAKNIARIVKFNDYDVIIKPQPHILIVPHINQPAMVAKVATVLSGDGINIGSMSVSENIKGSSTSIMAINVDRVIGNDVITKISNIEGVQDPKYVRLTAEYSL; translated from the coding sequence ATGAAGGTTTTAATAACTGATAAGGTAAATGAATGCGTTAAGGATATAATATCTGATGTTTCTGAAGCTGTATTTCTTCCTACTATGAGTGAAGATGAATTAGTAAAAGTTATCGGTGAATACGATGCTTTGATGGTTAGAAGCCAAACTAAAGTAACAAAAAGAATCATAGAAGCTGGAAAGAATTTAAAAATCATAGGACGTGCAGGAGTAGGAGTGGACAATATAGATGTTGAAGCTGCTACAGAAAAAGGTGTAATAGTAGTAAACTCTCCTGATGGAAATACTATTGCAGCATCAGAACATACTATAGCTTTAATGCTTGCAGTATCAAGAAATATAGTACCTGCTGCAGTATCCACTAAAGAAGCTAAATGGAACAGAGATAAATTCACTGGTAATGAGCTTTTAGGAAAAACTTTGGGTGTTATGGGATTTGGAAGAATAGGAAGAAAGGTTGTTCATATTGCTTTGGCTATTGGAATGAAAGTTATTGTATATGATCCTTTTGCTACAGAAGAAATAGTTCAGAAAGCTGGTGCTGTTTATGAAACTTCTTTAGATGAGTTTTTACCTAAACTTGATTATTTATCACTTCATATACCAAAAACTCCTGAAACAAATAATATTATAAATAAAGATAATTTATGCAAGATGAAAAATACTGCAATAATTATTAACTGTTCAAGAGGCGGACTTGTTAATGAAGAAGATTTAAAAAATGCTTTAGAAAATGGTACTATAGCAGCAGCTGCAGTGGATGTATTTGTAAATGAACCTAAAATAGAAACTTGTCCTTTAGTTGAATATAAAAAAGATAATTTGATACTTACTCCTCACCTTGGAGCTAGTACAAAAGAAGCACAGATAAATGTTGCTTTGGATGTTGCTAAGCAAATAAAACAGGTACTATCTGGAGGATATACTGAATCAGCAGTGAATATACCTTCTCTTAATCCTGAAAAATTAGAGCCTGTTAAAGATTACATGAAAATTTCAGAGAATGCAGGCGAAATGATAATGCAGACAGCTAATGGAAAAATAAAATCTCTTGAAATAACAGCTCAGGGCGATTTGATTAATTTAGATATTCAGCCTCTTGAGGTTGCTATATTAAAAGGTGCATTATCTTATATGTTCCAAGATGTTAACTATGTTAATGCTCCTTATCTTGCTAAACAAAGAGGTATTGAAGTAAAAACTATTAAGTCTGAAGCTCCTTCAACTTTCACAAGCATACTTAAAGTAAAATTAACAACAGATAAAGAAACAACAAGCGTATCAGTATCATTGATAGCTAAAAATATTGCTAGAATAGTTAAGTTTAATGATTATGATGTTATAATCAAACCTCAGCCTCATATATTGATAGTACCTCATATAAACCAGCCTGCTATGGTAGCAAAAGTTGCAACAGTTCTTTCAGGCGATGGAATCAATATTGGTTCAATGAGCGTATCTGAAAACATTAAGGGAAGCAGTACATCTATAATGGCAATAAACGTTGATAGAGTTATTGGAAATGATGTTATAACAAAAATTTCTAATATAGAAGGTGTTCAAGATCCTAAATATGTAAGACTTACAGCAGAATATAGTTTATAA
- the icd gene encoding NADP-dependent isocitrate dehydrogenase, which translates to MSKIEMKNGKLIVPDNVTIPFIEGDGVGAEITPVSQMIVNEAVKKAYNGKKSIEWLEVLAGDKAQQKLGTPLPDETINTFKEYLIGIKGPLTTPVGEGMRSLNVALRQTLDLYVCLRPVRWFKGTSSPVKEPNKVNMVVFRENTEDIYAGIEWKTGTEEAKKFYNFLKNEMGVSKVRFPETSSFGVKPVSEEGSKRLIASAIEYAIENKLPSVTLVHKGNIMKFTEGGFKKYGYELARKEFADKTFTMEEYAEIKKELGEDKAKAKLKEAKESGKIIIKDNIADAFLQNTLLKPEDYSVIATLNLNGDYISDQLAAMVGGIGIAPGGNINYKTGHAIFEATHGTAPDIAGKNQANPCSLILSSVMALEYLNMNEAADMIINALEKSFESGYATEDLANFMDNGKPLDTKEFGEKIISLI; encoded by the coding sequence ATGAGTAAAATAGAAATGAAAAATGGTAAATTAATAGTACCAGATAATGTTACAATTCCTTTTATAGAAGGAGACGGAGTTGGTGCAGAGATTACACCAGTATCTCAAATGATTGTGAATGAAGCTGTAAAAAAAGCATATAATGGCAAGAAATCTATAGAATGGCTTGAAGTGCTTGCCGGAGATAAGGCACAGCAAAAATTAGGCACTCCTTTGCCTGATGAAACTATAAATACTTTTAAAGAATATCTTATAGGTATAAAAGGGCCTTTAACTACTCCTGTAGGTGAAGGTATGCGTTCTCTTAATGTGGCACTTCGTCAAACTTTGGATCTTTATGTTTGTTTAAGACCAGTAAGATGGTTTAAAGGTACTTCTTCACCTGTAAAAGAACCTAATAAAGTTAATATGGTAGTATTCAGAGAAAATACTGAAGATATATATGCAGGTATAGAATGGAAAACTGGTACTGAAGAAGCTAAGAAATTTTACAACTTCTTAAAAAATGAAATGGGAGTAAGTAAAGTAAGATTCCCAGAAACTTCATCTTTCGGAGTTAAGCCTGTATCAGAAGAAGGTTCTAAAAGATTAATAGCATCAGCCATTGAATATGCTATTGAGAATAAGCTCCCTTCTGTTACATTAGTTCATAAAGGTAATATAATGAAGTTTACTGAAGGCGGATTCAAAAAATACGGATATGAACTTGCTAGAAAAGAATTTGCTGATAAAACTTTCACTATGGAAGAATATGCCGAAATAAAAAAAGAGTTAGGTGAAGATAAAGCAAAAGCAAAATTAAAAGAAGCTAAAGAAAGTGGAAAAATAATAATAAAAGATAATATAGCCGATGCATTCTTACAAAATACATTATTAAAACCTGAAGACTATTCTGTAATAGCTACACTAAATTTAAACGGTGATTATATATCTGACCAATTAGCAGCTATGGTTGGAGGAATAGGAATAGCACCGGGAGGAAATATTAATTATAAAACAGGACATGCTATTTTTGAGGCTACTCATGGAACAGCACCAGATATAGCCGGAAAAAATCAAGCTAATCCTTGTTCATTAATACTTTCTTCTGTTATGGCATTGGAATATTTGAATATGAATGAAGCTGCTGATATGATAATAAATGCATTAGAGAAGTCATTTGAAAGCGGTTATGCTACCGAAGATTTAGCAAACTTTATGGATAATGGAAAGCCTCTTGATACTAAAGAGTTTGGAGAAAAAATTATTTCTCTAATATAA
- the serB gene encoding phosphoserine phosphatase SerB, with protein MKLAVFDFDSTLMDGETLDIIAKETNFAKEIAEITARGMRGELDFFESLQSRVALLKGIKLETVNEICNSLPVMNGAKEIIEELHKRDYKCVCFSGGFKNATVPFAKKLNLDAEFSNIFHVKDDVLTGKVGGEMMFSDSKGNMLLTLQRLLNISYDDTLVVGDGANDLSMFKYAKNKAAFCAKEILKKEANIVIDKKDLTLILEKLNM; from the coding sequence ATGAAATTAGCAGTTTTTGATTTTGATTCTACTTTAATGGACGGTGAGACTTTGGATATCATAGCCAAGGAAACTAATTTTGCAAAAGAGATTGCTGAAATTACAGCAAGAGGAATGAGAGGAGAATTAGATTTCTTTGAGAGTTTGCAAAGTAGGGTAGCTTTACTAAAAGGTATCAAATTAGAAACTGTTAATGAAATTTGTAATTCGCTTCCTGTAATGAACGGAGCAAAAGAAATTATCGAAGAGCTTCATAAAAGAGATTATAAATGCGTATGTTTCTCTGGTGGATTTAAAAATGCTACTGTTCCATTTGCTAAGAAATTAAATTTAGATGCCGAGTTTTCAAATATATTTCATGTTAAAGATGATGTACTTACTGGAAAAGTAGGCGGCGAGATGATGTTTTCTGACAGCAAGGGAAATATGCTTTTAACATTGCAGAGGCTTTTGAATATTTCTTATGATGATACTTTAGTTGTTGGAGATGGTGCTAATGATTTGAGTATGTTTAAATACGCTAAAAATAAAGCTGCTTTCTGTGCTAAAGAGATTCTAAAAAAAGAAGCGAATATTGTAATAGATAAAAAAGATTTAACTCTTATATTAGAAAAATTGAATATGTAG
- a CDS encoding citrate/2-methylcitrate synthase → MKKEYLLYKLYDHSSKRIKIDSELFQKYNVKKGLRNEDGTGVLVGLTNVGDVVGYEKDENGNVYPIDGKLYYRGYSINDIAEDILKNNRFGYEEVCYLLLSGKLPDEERLQSFRDLIAENMYLDKKTIMNIIDLEGQNIMNILSRSVLEMYIHDPNPEDLSLDNLMLQSIQLIARFPAVIAYAYNMYKYSVNQKYLNITLPKPKYSIAENFLYMLKQEFSPLEARMLDLLLILHADHGGGNNSTFTVRVTSSSRTDTYSSISAGIGSLKGDLHGGANAKVMDMFIHLKEVIDNWEDKNEIDDYLTKMLNKEAYDHSGLIYGMGHAVYTLSDPRAVILKDLARQLAKEKKKECELQFLELIEERAVECFMKVKGEKKRVCANVDLYSGFIYDMLGIPKEIYTPLFAMSRIVGWCAHRIEELNFDDRRIIRPAYKNVIEPQEFISMDKR, encoded by the coding sequence ATGAAAAAAGAATATCTACTTTATAAACTATACGATCATTCCAGTAAACGTATAAAAATTGATAGCGAGCTTTTTCAAAAATATAATGTGAAAAAAGGGCTTAGAAATGAAGACGGAACAGGGGTACTTGTAGGACTTACTAATGTAGGTGATGTTGTAGGTTATGAAAAAGATGAAAATGGAAATGTATATCCTATAGACGGTAAATTATACTATAGAGGATACAGCATTAATGATATAGCTGAAGACATATTAAAAAATAATCGTTTCGGATATGAGGAAGTTTGTTATTTGCTTCTTTCTGGTAAACTTCCAGATGAGGAAAGACTTCAATCTTTTAGAGATCTTATAGCTGAAAATATGTACTTAGATAAAAAAACAATTATGAATATAATTGATTTGGAAGGACAAAATATTATGAATATTCTTTCAAGAAGCGTACTTGAAATGTATATTCATGATCCTAACCCTGAAGACTTATCATTGGATAATTTAATGCTTCAGTCTATACAATTAATAGCAAGATTCCCAGCAGTTATTGCCTATGCTTATAATATGTATAAATATAGCGTTAATCAAAAATATTTAAATATAACATTACCAAAACCAAAATATTCAATAGCAGAAAATTTCTTGTATATGCTTAAACAAGAATTTAGTCCTTTAGAAGCTAGAATGCTTGATTTACTTTTAATACTTCATGCTGATCATGGCGGCGGTAATAACTCTACATTTACAGTACGTGTTACAAGCTCATCAAGAACAGATACATATTCAAGCATATCAGCCGGTATTGGTTCTCTTAAAGGTGATTTGCATGGTGGTGCTAATGCAAAAGTAATGGATATGTTTATTCACTTAAAAGAAGTAATAGATAATTGGGAAGATAAAAATGAAATAGATGATTATCTTACAAAAATGCTTAATAAAGAAGCATACGATCATAGCGGTTTAATTTATGGTATGGGACATGCTGTATATACTTTATCAGACCCTAGAGCTGTTATATTAAAAGATTTAGCTAGACAATTAGCAAAAGAAAAGAAAAAAGAATGCGAACTTCAATTCTTAGAATTAATAGAAGAAAGAGCTGTAGAATGCTTTATGAAAGTAAAAGGAGAGAAAAAAAGAGTATGTGCTAATGTAGACCTTTATTCAGGATTCATATATGACATGCTTGGAATACCTAAAGAAATTTATACTCCTTTATTTGCTATGTCAAGAATTGTTGGCTGGTGTGCTCATAGAATAGAAGAGCTTAATTTTGATGACAGAAGAATAATAAGACCTGCTTATAAAAATGTTATAGAACCTCAAGAGTTTATAAGCATGGATAAAAGATAA